DNA from Fusarium falciforme chromosome 7, complete sequence:
CAGCCCTGGACGGGATGACATTAGTATTGCAACGTTTGCGGCTGTCTCGTACGACACGTTATGCCACTGCGGCGGAGAATGAGGATGGGGATCAAGTTGGTGACTTGGCAGGAAGAGGGAGGAATCCAACGTTGGAGCCTTTGAAGGATATATTGTGTTGGTGTGGCGACCGATGATGGGCATTTGACCGAGTGTCGAATTATGCATGCAAGATGATCCTCTGAGGACCCATAGTGGGTATGAATGCGAGTCACTGAAATCTTGACACACTTGGTACGTAGTCTTTGATTCATGCTATCTAACTTGGTGGTACCGTAGCTGTTTGCGCGTCTAGATAGGATATCAAGTCATCAACCGGTGATGAGTTTGGTCCGACACGTGTGTAAATGCATCAACGCTTGTTAATAACATGACTGAGCAGTCAACCACAAGAGCAACGTTTAGACCCTGGACCCAGCAACGCTGCTGCGACTAGACTGGGCCTCCTCTGCAGTGTCCGTAGTATCAAGCGCCTTATtgtccttggtctcgacAATCTCGTGCTGCGTCAGCTGCTGATCTACAGCCGCCCTCTCCTCAGCGGTCGCATCGGTGATATGCACTGCAACCTCGTCGCCAAACTGCTTTCCGATCTCCTCGAGTGATAGCCGGGCGGTCTCGGGCCAGAAGAAGTAGATCGCAGGGACGAAGAGAACACTccagacgatgacgacgaggaagtaCTTCCAACCCACTTCTGCAAAGCCAATGGGTGCTGTTtgaaggaggatgatggtggcTTGTGATGGATGGTTAGCAGGGTCCCACTGCATTTTTGGATGCTTTGCTTACCGGCGAATTGGCCGAATAGGGAGAAACCGATGCCGATCGAACGAATTTCAGTCGGGAAAATCTCCGACACGTACAGGTACATGGTCGTGTTGCAGAAGGTTCCCTGGAAGGCGAGGTACAGGAACATGAACAAGACACCAATCGCATTCCCTGCCTTGTTGCCAGTGCCGGCGTACTGGGAGATCATGGCGCAGTAGATGgaagtggtgatgatgatgccgacgaAGCCAGTCATGTACATCTTGCGGCGCGAGTTGACCTTGTCGTGGAGCCAGGCACCGCCAGGGTTGTAGATGAGTCCAGCAGTGGTCAGCCAGAGGGCCGAGAGGAGCAGAGGCATGTAGCCAGTCTGACCCAGGCTGGTGTAGAGGATGACTGCATAGTTGTTCTGTTcacttattagtattacgtCTTCAACTCGGAGATATTCACTCACGATGATGAGAGGGCCACCAAACTCAGCACCCCACTGTGTGAGAAACCCGATAATCATGCGCTTGCGGTAACTCTTCTTCTGCAAAACAGCCTTCCACGGGCTACCACCATAAGCAGCAAGTTTCTCAGCATCAAGTTGAAGCTGCTTCTCAATCTGGTAGTACTCTTCCCTAGCGACGAGATCCTCAGGGTCATTGGGAGACTTTCGAAGACGAGCAAGCACGGTCCAGGCCTCATCCTTGTTTCCCTTGGACATGAGCCAACGTGGAGAGCGTGGAACCCATGGGGAACCCAGGAGGAGCACCACGGGTGGCGCCACTTGAATAGCTAGGGGAAACCTCCATCCAAAGTCTTGGTTGTCGGAAAAGTAGACGGCGAAGCCAATCCATGAGGAGAGCATGTAACCaaagacgaggaagatggcgtgGTGGCCGACGAGCCAGCCGCGAGCATACGGGCTGGACATTTCGGAGAGGTACATGGGTGTCACTGTTGCCATGAGACCTACACACATTCCCATGATCCATCGTCCTGCCTGGAACATGCTGTGTCACAGTCAGCGCCGCTCTAGCCTCACATGATGGACTCTTACGCTAGACTCTGAGCACCGGCCTGAAGAACTCCGCCGAGGATACCGAGAGCACAGCCAAATTGGATACTTCGTAGACGGCCAAAGTAGTCGCATGCCCACATGAGAATGAGGCAAGCAACGGCGCCTCCAGCTGCAAAGAGGCCATTGGCAGTGGCGATGGCTGGTGTTGTGATGGTGTCGTAGCCAGGCTCGCCCACTTCAGGGAGGTCAAAGAACTTGTACCATCCCTTCTGTCCGATAGTACTGCCAATAATGGAAGCGGCATATCCGTACGTCTAAAAGCTGGTCTCAGCATCGCTAGCAAGTAGGTCAAGCAAGAAGCTTGACAATGGCCTCAAACTTACAGTGCCTCCGAGAGCAACAAAAGCAATGACAAGCCTGTTGTACAGACTCGTCTGGTTCCCGGTTTGGGGCATGATTGACGCAATATGACGGGCAGTAGGGGGGAAAAGCACagacaaggaagagaagaatgagATTTGATGGAGAAATTGAAAAAGGAACAGCAGCAGTAATTAAAATGCAATCCTGGGGCGTGAAGAAGTAATCTTTGATGCAAGGCAGAGCACTGTCTTGCTCTCGCCTGTGTTGCTACGCCTGAAGCTGGGTTCACCCCTGGCCTTGTTCAGGTCCACCTGTTTCTGCTGGAGTGTCATCGGTCGATCAAGCGGAAAGGAGATACTTATGCAGATCCTGCCTGTTTTTAGATGCATCTCCCCTGGCTTTGCCGCAGCACCCACAACATGCCTGTCTATATGGATCCTTCTCCCACGCGAGTCCTCCGCCAACCAACACAGCTACCTATTTCCTGTCAACCGATGAGGGGGCTTGAGGACTCGGCTTGTCTCACTAGGAGGCGGGTCAGGCGATGACATGCGGGTATGTTATGACGGGTGGCTTGACCTGAAGCTGTGTCCACTGAGGAGACTGCATCGGGAAATACTACATAGTGCCCTCGTAAATCGCCACGAGGCAAAGCCCCTCTCAACTTATCAGCCTCATACTCATCTTTCATCTATCTGCGCAAAATGGACCCTTCGTACATGGAAAAGTCTTGGGACGAGCTCCCAAACCCCAAGCGCGTGTGGGTGGGAGAACCCGGCAGCCGCGAGGAGGGTCTCGGGAGACTCGTGCTTCTTACGCCTGAGAGGGTGGCTGCAGCTGCAAAGCAGATCCAGACTGGCATCCGTGTAAACCTTGGCTGGGACTTGAACAAGCTCGAGTACGCTTGCTTCAACCGCCAGCCATGCGAGTTCAAGGTTGTGCCGATCTTGGGTGGCGTTGCCTTTGATGACATCTACGTTATGAATCCTCGTTTGTTGACCTGCATGAACTTGGCTTGTGCGGTGCTGATGATATGACAGAGCAGAGTAGTCAGTGGGATGGTCTACGACACTTCTCTACGCCTATTGAAGAGGGAAGCTCAGAGCGTGTGTTTTACGGAGGAACGACCAAGGAAGAGATTCTTGACCGTTCCAATGGCCGTATCGGTATTCAACACTGGGCTCGCGAGGGTATCACAGGTTTGTACCTCATTGGCCAACTGCTGTGAGACATGCTGATCATGCCAGGTCGTGGTGTGCTCATCGACTACGCCTCATGGGCAGAAAAGAAGGGCATCAAATACACAACTTTTTCACTCCACGCCATCAAGCTAACCGACATCCTCGAGATTGCCAAAGAGTGCGATATCACCTTCCAGCGCGGCGACATCCTCTTTGTCCGCACCGGCGTCATCAAAGAGTGGGAGCAGGACATGGATGTCGAAGCCAAGAAGGCATATGCATCCTCCACGAACCCTCAGCATGCAGGTGTCGAGGGAACCTTGGACGTGCTCAAGTGGGTGTGGAACACGGGGTTTGCAGCTGTGGCCGGCGATGCCATCAGCTGGGAGGTTCGTCATGCAGTGCAAGA
Protein-coding regions in this window:
- a CDS encoding MFS domain-containing protein, encoding MPQTGNQTSLYNRLVIAFVALGGTTYGYAASIIGSTIGQKGWYKFFDLPEVGEPGYDTITTPAIATANGLFAAGGAVACLILMWACDYFGRLRSIQFGCALGILGGVLQAGAQSLAMFQAGRWIMGMCVGLMATVTPMYLSEMSSPYARGWLVGHHAIFLVFGYMLSSWIGFAVYFSDNQDFGWRFPLAIQVAPPVVLLLGSPWVPRSPRWLMSKGNKDEAWTVLARLRKSPNDPEDLVAREEYYQIEKQLQLDAEKLAAYGGSPWKAVLQKKSYRKRMIIGFLTQWGAEFGGPLIINNYAVILYTSLGQTGYMPLLLSALWLTTAGLIYNPGGAWLHDKVNSRRKMYMTGFVGIIITTSIYCAMISQYAGTGNKAGNAIGVLFMFLYLAFQGTFCNTTMYLYVSEIFPTEIRSIGIGFSLFGQFAATIILLQTAPIGFAEVGWKYFLVVIVWSVLFVPAIYFFWPETARLSLEEIGKQFGDEVAVHITDATAEERAAVDQQLTQHEIVETKDNKALDTTDTAEEAQSSRSSVAGSRV